One window of the Tetragenococcus koreensis genome contains the following:
- a CDS encoding CppA N-terminal domain-containing protein, whose amino-acid sequence MSVFTLADNAEQVTIGIRVKDRDQMITFYKDMIGFALKTEENALAIMGLKENKAEYLWLEESPRAEEHFGEVKKLKQFTLAVSSVEELSDVYHRLKESSYPIVQTSYDEKARLLVDDPEKNRLEIVANIGEKEVKNDEQLLSLATGKFTNLSKDASFQQVHLNVTEAKTEENFLQNALGFYLGKEEAENSDLDVILHVIHDQPFDIASTEVLGLEIIRLVITSEELVALEKRLAENKQDFYIDKKKSILTVYDPAGVEWWFVRKSDK is encoded by the coding sequence ATGTCAGTTTTTACTTTAGCAGATAATGCAGAACAAGTTACCATAGGCATACGGGTAAAAGATCGCGACCAAATGATTACATTTTACAAAGATATGATTGGCTTTGCCTTAAAGACAGAAGAAAATGCTTTGGCGATTATGGGTTTAAAAGAAAATAAAGCAGAATATTTATGGTTGGAAGAAAGTCCGCGGGCTGAAGAACACTTCGGGGAAGTTAAAAAACTGAAGCAGTTTACATTAGCAGTTTCCAGTGTAGAGGAGCTAAGTGATGTATACCATCGTCTTAAAGAATCCTCCTATCCGATTGTCCAAACGTCCTATGATGAAAAAGCGCGGTTATTAGTAGATGATCCAGAAAAAAATCGTTTGGAAATTGTTGCAAATATAGGTGAAAAAGAAGTAAAAAACGATGAACAGCTCCTGTCCTTAGCAACTGGAAAGTTTACTAATTTATCAAAGGATGCTTCATTTCAACAAGTGCATTTGAATGTTACCGAAGCAAAAACAGAAGAGAATTTCTTGCAAAATGCCTTGGGATTTTACCTAGGTAAAGAAGAAGCAGAAAATTCTGATCTGGATGTTATTTTGCATGTCATTCACGATCAACCGTTTGATATTGCAAGTACTGAAGTTCTAGGACTTGAAATTATTCGTTTGGTCATAACAAGTGAAGAACTAGTTGCGTTGGAAAAACGTTTAGCTGAAAACAAGCAAGATTTTTATATCGATAAGAAAAAATCAATCCTTACTGTTTATGATCCGGCCGGCGTTGAATGGTGGTTTGTTCGTAAAAGTGACAAGTAG
- a CDS encoding serine hydrolase domain-containing protein, with protein sequence MYSKTQKKIYDGWQKNVFSGVVYRFIDHEKRKTKVLGNAALVPQKEIMTQEHLFDVASLTKVVCTTTVVLRLLEEQVIQLDDPLQKYLPQFQDGRVTLRHLLTHTADITTWIKQRDQLTKEALKQAYLTVQAGDILGKKVKYTDSGMILLGFMLEEIFQENVTTIFKKEVLAPLNMTNSCFSPVQGNKNKVVPTERLSSGKVLKGQTHDPKARVLKEHAGNAGLFSTVEDLDRFVQVYLYQTSFLSEKTISELLYDQTPLKNGDRTLGWDLKDKNRVLFHTGYTGSFLAIDPLNKQAFIFLSNRVHPVDHRTAYVKYRDELVTCYLSEKNSYSML encoded by the coding sequence ATGTACTCAAAGACGCAGAAAAAAATTTATGATGGCTGGCAAAAGAATGTTTTTTCTGGCGTCGTCTATCGTTTCATTGATCATGAGAAAAGAAAGACTAAGGTGTTAGGAAATGCAGCGCTGGTTCCACAAAAAGAAATCATGACTCAAGAGCATTTATTTGATGTGGCTTCTTTAACCAAAGTTGTGTGTACGACCACCGTTGTTTTGCGTCTACTAGAAGAGCAAGTTATTCAGTTGGATGATCCATTACAAAAGTATTTACCTCAGTTTCAAGACGGCAGAGTTACTTTACGCCACTTATTAACACATACAGCAGATATTACTACATGGATCAAACAACGTGACCAGCTAACAAAAGAAGCGCTAAAACAAGCTTATTTAACTGTGCAAGCAGGGGATATTCTTGGTAAAAAAGTGAAGTATACGGACAGTGGGATGATTTTGTTAGGCTTTATGTTAGAAGAAATTTTTCAAGAAAATGTGACCACAATCTTCAAAAAAGAAGTCCTAGCACCATTAAACATGACTAACAGCTGTTTTTCGCCCGTTCAAGGGAATAAGAATAAGGTTGTGCCGACAGAACGTTTATCCTCTGGGAAAGTATTAAAAGGACAAACCCATGATCCTAAAGCACGAGTTTTAAAAGAACATGCGGGCAATGCTGGCCTATTTTCCACGGTTGAAGATTTAGATCGCTTTGTACAAGTGTATTTGTATCAAACTAGCTTTTTAAGTGAAAAAACAATTAGTGAATTGTTGTATGATCAAACGCCACTTAAAAACGGGGACAGAACTTTAGGCTGGGATCTTAAAGATAAGAATAGGGTATTATTTCATACGGGATACACCGGTAGTTTCTTAGCTATCGATCCACTAAATAAGCAAGCATTCATATTTTTATCAAACCGCGTCCATCCGGTTGATCATCGAACAGCTTATGTCAAATATCGCGATGAACTAGTTACTTGCTATCTAAGTGAAAAAAACTCGTACAGCATGTTATAA
- a CDS encoding YtxH domain-containing protein yields MIKNFIKGLVFGASVGSIGGLFWAPRSGKETQQLMKDYVDEVSDSLDDATDSAKELQQSVTNFGKEMNHTQKTIQETIPSVMDSLQKDVEAFKFQAQPRIDRANEQAQELQTHIADFSVNTSESTTED; encoded by the coding sequence ATGATAAAAAACTTTATAAAGGGTTTAGTTTTTGGCGCTAGTGTAGGAAGTATTGGGGGGCTATTTTGGGCACCTAGAAGCGGAAAAGAAACCCAACAACTGATGAAAGATTATGTTGACGAAGTCAGTGACTCGCTGGATGATGCAACAGATTCAGCTAAAGAATTACAGCAAAGCGTTACAAATTTTGGCAAAGAAATGAATCATACTCAAAAAACTATTCAAGAAACTATTCCTTCTGTAATGGATTCTTTGCAAAAAGATGTCGAAGCATTCAAATTTCAAGCTCAACCACGTATCGATCGAGCAAATGAACAGGCTCAAGAATTACAAACACATATTGCCGATTTTTCTGTAAACACTTCAGAAAGTACTACGGAGGATTAA
- a CDS encoding 3'-5' exoribonuclease YhaM family protein: protein MKKIRDLVVDEDFQGFVLIKTADVRIAKNGKTFIAFTFQDNSGSIDGKFWDASNDEIQRFEVGRVVHLTGKREVYQGNPQVKIYKLRLTNPEEPNDPSLFMERAPVKKEAMEEDINQTIFEITNPHWNRIVRFLLNKYKKEFFEYPAAKKNHHAFAGGLAYHTTTMLHLGKSLVNEYPQLDASLLYAGVILHDLGKVIELSGAMATEYTVVGNLVGHLVLVDEEITKACLALKIDESTEDIVVLRHMVLAHHGQLDYGSPVRPRIMEAEILHQIDNIDASMQMLNNAISKTEPGEYTERIFGMDNRSFYVPKNVE from the coding sequence ATGAAAAAAATTCGAGATTTAGTTGTAGATGAAGATTTTCAAGGCTTTGTACTAATCAAAACCGCAGATGTACGTATTGCAAAAAATGGGAAGACATTTATTGCTTTTACTTTCCAGGATAATTCAGGTTCAATCGACGGGAAATTTTGGGACGCTTCAAATGATGAAATTCAGCGTTTTGAAGTTGGACGGGTCGTCCATTTAACTGGAAAAAGAGAAGTTTACCAAGGTAATCCCCAGGTGAAAATCTATAAGTTGAGGTTAACTAACCCCGAAGAACCTAATGATCCTAGCTTGTTTATGGAACGGGCACCGGTCAAAAAAGAAGCGATGGAAGAAGATATAAACCAAACAATATTTGAAATTACCAATCCTCATTGGAACCGTATTGTTCGATTTCTACTAAACAAATATAAAAAAGAATTCTTTGAATATCCGGCTGCTAAAAAAAACCATCATGCATTTGCCGGTGGATTAGCTTATCATACAACAACTATGTTACACCTAGGTAAAAGTTTGGTAAACGAATATCCGCAATTAGATGCTTCGTTGCTTTATGCTGGGGTTATTTTGCATGATTTGGGCAAAGTAATTGAGCTAAGTGGTGCGATGGCAACCGAGTATACGGTGGTAGGAAACCTTGTGGGTCATTTGGTTTTAGTAGATGAAGAAATCACCAAAGCTTGTCTAGCATTAAAAATTGACGAAAGTACCGAAGATATTGTCGTGTTACGTCATATGGTCTTAGCCCATCATGGACAATTGGATTACGGTTCTCCTGTACGTCCACGAATAATGGAAGCAGAAATTTTACATCAGATTGATAACATTGACGCTTCTATGCAAATGTTGAACAATGCTATTTCCAAAACAGAACCTGGAGAATATACAGAGCGGATTTTTGGAATGGATAATCGTAGTTTTTATGTACCCAAAAATGTTGAATAG
- a CDS encoding peptidylprolyl isomerase — MKKKKIILSMTCLLSVFGLAACSGDSDTDDEIATMKGDTITVGDFYDKAKTDQNNQQIVLDMIISQVFTEKYGDEVSDDEVDQQITDTFGDEDTLNQQLEASQMSRDELEETYRQSLAVQKGLEDHVNLTDDDLKEAWESYHPQVEAQLIAVTSEDDANEVKDEVDEDDADFGKIAEENSIAPSKEDDGNVKFDSTTPAEEVPDEVKEEAWDMEDGDISDPIAVESDYGSGYYILKMNKNQDKGNDMDKYEDEIQEVATDNKINDQEFTTQVIGEELQDANVKIQDEAFSDVLAQFTDAANSDDSSSDSADEESTEATETEESSD, encoded by the coding sequence ATGAAAAAGAAAAAAATCATTTTATCAATGACTTGCTTGCTAAGTGTTTTTGGCTTGGCTGCTTGTTCTGGGGACTCGGATACAGATGACGAAATTGCTACCATGAAAGGTGATACAATAACTGTTGGTGATTTTTACGATAAAGCAAAAACCGACCAAAACAACCAGCAAATCGTATTAGATATGATTATCTCCCAAGTCTTTACAGAGAAATATGGCGATGAAGTTTCAGATGACGAAGTAGATCAACAAATTACAGATACTTTCGGTGACGAAGATACCTTAAACCAACAATTAGAAGCTTCGCAAATGAGCCGAGATGAATTAGAAGAAACCTACAGACAAAGTTTAGCTGTACAAAAAGGTTTAGAAGATCATGTTAATTTAACTGATGATGACTTAAAAGAGGCATGGGAATCTTATCATCCGCAAGTTGAAGCACAACTAATTGCAGTTACATCTGAAGATGACGCTAATGAAGTCAAAGATGAAGTAGATGAAGATGACGCTGACTTTGGTAAAATCGCCGAAGAAAATTCCATTGCTCCTTCCAAAGAAGATGATGGAAATGTAAAATTTGATTCCACAACTCCTGCCGAAGAAGTTCCGGATGAAGTCAAAGAAGAAGCTTGGGATATGGAAGACGGAGATATCTCTGATCCAATTGCTGTTGAATCTGACTATGGTTCTGGCTACTATATCTTAAAAATGAACAAGAACCAAGATAAGGGTAACGATATGGACAAATATGAAGATGAAATCCAAGAAGTTGCCACAGATAATAAAATAAATGATCAAGAGTTTACTACACAAGTCATTGGTGAAGAATTACAAGATGCTAACGTAAAAATTCAAGATGAAGCTTTCAGTGATGTATTGGCTCAATTTACTGATGCAGCTAATAGTGATGATAGCTCTTCTGATTCTGCTGATGAAGAATCAACCGAAGCAACTGAAACTGAAGAATCTAGTGATTAA
- a CDS encoding HIT family protein translates to MREKRRYFYMNDCIFCKIRDQEIPSYKVYEDEKVYAFLDMTQVTKGHTLVIPKKHVSDIFEFNEQLAADLFTRIPKVSQALQTAFPEMQGINIINNNKEIAYQSVFHSHVHLIPRYGKEDDFSMHFGDHSEQYSPEEMTKIAQTIKEQVS, encoded by the coding sequence ATAAGAGAAAAAAGGAGGTACTTTTATATGAATGATTGTATTTTTTGTAAAATAAGAGATCAAGAAATTCCCAGTTACAAAGTTTACGAAGATGAAAAAGTATATGCATTTTTGGATATGACTCAAGTAACTAAGGGACATACCTTGGTTATTCCTAAAAAACATGTCAGTGATATTTTTGAATTCAACGAACAATTAGCTGCTGATTTGTTTACCCGTATCCCAAAAGTTTCTCAAGCTTTACAGACAGCCTTTCCAGAAATGCAAGGGATCAATATTATTAATAATAATAAAGAAATTGCTTATCAGTCAGTGTTTCATTCTCACGTTCATTTAATTCCTCGCTATGGTAAAGAGGATGATTTTTCGATGCATTTTGGTGATCATTCAGAGCAATATAGTCCAGAAGAAATGACAAAAATTGCACAAACTATTAAAGAGCAGGTGAGCTAA